A region from the Mycolicibacterium litorale genome encodes:
- a CDS encoding class I SAM-dependent methyltransferase, whose product MSSLRTDDDTWDIATSVGSTAVMVAASRAAETEREHPLIQDPYARLLVSGAGTGIWESVLDAHFVDKVAEVDAEAAAIFEHMNSYQAVRTHFFDAFFAAASEAGIRQIVILASGLDSRAYRLPWPTGTTVYEIDQPKVLEYKAATLAEHGVEPVATRREVAMDLRYDWPSALRAAGFDPAQPTAWLAEGLLMYLPADAQDRLFEQITELSAPGSRIAAETAGVQAQDRREEMRARFERIAEKFDMTASLDIAQLIYEDPDRADVAEWLNAHGWAATAVNSQQEMRRLNRWALPADLTDDNAFSTFATAEKMS is encoded by the coding sequence ATGAGTTCCCTTCGGACCGACGACGACACCTGGGACATCGCGACCAGTGTGGGTTCGACCGCGGTGATGGTCGCCGCCTCCCGCGCCGCCGAGACCGAACGTGAGCACCCGCTCATCCAGGACCCGTACGCCCGGCTGCTGGTCAGCGGCGCCGGTACCGGTATCTGGGAGTCGGTGCTCGACGCCCACTTCGTGGACAAGGTCGCCGAGGTCGACGCCGAGGCCGCCGCGATCTTCGAGCACATGAACAGCTACCAGGCGGTGCGCACCCACTTCTTCGACGCGTTCTTCGCCGCCGCCAGCGAGGCCGGGATCCGTCAGATCGTCATCCTGGCCTCCGGTCTGGACTCCCGCGCGTACCGGCTGCCCTGGCCGACGGGCACCACCGTCTACGAGATCGACCAGCCCAAGGTCCTCGAGTACAAGGCCGCCACCCTCGCCGAACACGGCGTCGAACCCGTCGCCACCCGCCGCGAGGTGGCGATGGACCTGCGCTACGACTGGCCGTCGGCCCTGCGGGCCGCCGGTTTCGATCCCGCCCAGCCGACCGCATGGCTCGCCGAGGGCCTGCTGATGTACCTGCCGGCCGACGCGCAGGACCGGCTGTTCGAGCAGATCACCGAGCTGTCCGCGCCCGGAAGCCGCATCGCCGCCGAGACCGCGGGCGTGCAGGCCCAGGATCGGCGCGAGGAGATGCGGGCACGGTTCGAGCGGATCGCCGAGAAGTTCGACATGACCGCGAGCCTCGATATCGCACAGCTCATCTACGAAGACCCCGACCGCGCCGACGTCGCCGAGTGGCTCAACGCCCACGGATGGGCGGCCACCGCCGTCAACTCCCAGCAGGAGATGCGTCGGCTGAACCGGTGGGCGCTGCCGGCCGACCTCACCGACGACAACGCCTTCTCGACCTTCGCCACCGCCGAGAAGATGTCGTGA
- a CDS encoding FUSC family protein → MLTPADLWRRAADRIQTRDPERDALRRAGRAAIVLPIAAAASFAFAGGTQAPMFTIFGSVALLILADFPGNRPARALAYAGLGFNGAVLITLGTLTAPHPWLAVVLMFVLGVAVMFSGVLSEVVAAGQRATLMTFVLPACTAPGPVGERLTGWLIALAVCVPAALFLFPPRHHDDLRRHAATVCRALAECLEGRASTREVNRAMNALWENFVNTDFRPVALTAGSRALVRVVDDLGWLSDRVTDDTGALLGDMKPAIVRVLRDAAAVLRTSDRRARAARNADLDVALDELREIAHGRYREDIEQILAVPDDATAVDVARTLLGRRTFSATVGVTGRIIRNAALADARPVWARVLGRRLPETGAADWVMPETTAVAAITKGFVATRAVVLRNSLRTGLGLALAVTVTHVFPIDHGFWVVLGAMSVLRSSALTTGTRVVRAVAGTALGFLLGVAVIEVVGVEPTVMWLLLPVVAFGSAYVPEIASFIAGQAAFTMMVLIIFNVIQPTGWAVGLVRVEDVVLGALVGATVSLLLWPRGASATVSAAVREACAVGAEFLRAAVLRVTRGSSEDAADRVTALSHSALQASRTLDDSVRQYLSENGGQTEVRAPVVRAANRAVRLRAAAELIADVVPPPLNVYPQTRRVLEAHADLVCRRLIGPAQEPANKPTPPISDDFALALRAETGADDLAISAALPLVTVAANLGELELLYPRAEQGLPTR, encoded by the coding sequence ATGCTGACCCCGGCTGATCTGTGGCGCCGGGCGGCCGATCGGATCCAGACCCGCGACCCCGAACGCGATGCGCTGCGCCGCGCGGGGCGAGCGGCCATCGTGCTCCCGATCGCCGCGGCGGCGAGTTTCGCCTTCGCGGGCGGGACGCAGGCCCCGATGTTCACGATCTTCGGTTCGGTCGCGCTGCTGATCCTCGCCGACTTCCCGGGCAACCGGCCCGCGCGGGCGCTCGCCTACGCCGGCCTCGGATTCAACGGCGCGGTGCTGATCACTCTCGGCACCCTGACCGCGCCCCACCCCTGGCTCGCCGTCGTGCTGATGTTCGTCCTCGGTGTCGCGGTGATGTTCTCCGGTGTGCTCAGCGAGGTGGTCGCCGCCGGGCAGCGGGCCACGCTGATGACCTTCGTGCTGCCCGCGTGTACCGCACCGGGACCGGTCGGCGAGCGGCTCACCGGCTGGCTGATCGCGCTGGCGGTGTGCGTACCCGCCGCGCTGTTCCTGTTCCCGCCGCGGCACCACGACGACCTGCGCCGCCACGCCGCGACCGTATGCCGTGCGCTCGCCGAGTGTCTGGAGGGTCGAGCGTCGACCCGCGAGGTGAACCGGGCGATGAACGCCCTGTGGGAGAACTTCGTCAACACCGACTTCCGTCCCGTCGCGCTCACGGCGGGCAGCCGCGCGCTGGTGCGGGTGGTCGACGATCTGGGCTGGCTCTCCGACCGCGTCACCGACGACACCGGTGCCCTGCTGGGCGACATGAAACCGGCGATCGTCCGGGTGCTGCGCGACGCCGCGGCCGTGCTGCGGACCTCGGACCGCCGGGCGCGCGCAGCCCGTAACGCCGATCTGGACGTCGCACTCGACGAGCTGCGCGAGATCGCGCACGGGCGTTACCGCGAGGACATCGAACAGATCCTTGCGGTCCCCGACGACGCCACCGCCGTCGATGTCGCCCGCACCCTGCTCGGGCGCCGCACGTTCTCGGCCACCGTCGGCGTCACGGGGCGGATCATCCGCAACGCCGCCCTGGCCGATGCCCGGCCGGTGTGGGCCCGGGTGCTCGGGCGACGGCTGCCCGAGACCGGCGCCGCCGACTGGGTGATGCCGGAGACCACCGCGGTCGCGGCGATCACCAAGGGGTTCGTGGCGACCCGCGCCGTCGTGCTGCGCAACAGCCTGCGCACCGGGCTGGGTCTGGCGCTGGCGGTGACCGTCACCCACGTGTTCCCGATCGACCACGGTTTCTGGGTGGTGCTCGGCGCGATGTCGGTGTTGCGCAGCAGCGCACTGACCACGGGGACGCGGGTGGTGCGTGCGGTGGCGGGGACCGCGCTCGGCTTCCTGCTCGGGGTGGCGGTGATCGAGGTCGTCGGCGTGGAGCCGACGGTGATGTGGCTGCTGCTTCCGGTGGTGGCGTTCGGTTCGGCCTACGTCCCCGAGATCGCGTCGTTCATCGCCGGGCAGGCGGCGTTCACGATGATGGTGCTCATCATCTTCAACGTCATCCAGCCGACGGGGTGGGCGGTCGGGCTGGTCCGGGTGGAAGACGTCGTCCTCGGCGCGCTGGTCGGCGCGACGGTGTCGCTGCTGCTGTGGCCGCGAGGCGCGTCGGCGACGGTGTCGGCCGCGGTGCGCGAGGCGTGCGCGGTGGGTGCGGAGTTCCTGCGGGCGGCGGTTCTGCGGGTCACGCGCGGTTCGTCCGAGGACGCCGCCGACCGGGTCACCGCGCTCAGCCATTCCGCCCTGCAGGCGTCCAGGACCCTCGATGACTCTGTGCGGCAATACCTTTCGGAGAACGGTGGGCAGACCGAGGTGCGCGCCCCGGTGGTGCGCGCGGCCAACCGGGCGGTCCGCCTGCGGGCGGCGGCCGAACTGATCGCCGACGTCGTACCGCCGCCGCTGAACGTCTACCCGCAGACCCGCCGGGTGCTCGAGGCGCACGCCGACCTGGTCTGCCGGCGGTTGATCGGACCGGCTCAGGAGCCCGCGAACAAGCCGACGCCGCCGATCAGCGACGATTTCGCGCTCGCGCTGCGCGCCGAGACCGGGGCCGACGACCTGGCCATCTCCGCCGCGCTGCCGTTGGTCACCGTGGCCGCCAACCTCGGTGAGCTCGAGCTGCTCTACCCGCGGGCCGAACAGGGGCTGCCGACCCGCTGA
- the ptsP gene encoding phosphoenolpyruvate--protein phosphotransferase: protein MSTSGDDHVSVLRGVPVVGGVRYAPVIRPGRLPGPDDENAPPADPSAEAERFRAAVTAVADRLRGRAARTSGPAAEVLSATATLAEDRAWLGAAEKRIAAGSSAEQAVRAAVAQFTDLFTKMGGLMAERVTDLQDIRDRVVADLRGMPEPGVPLPDVPSILCADDLAPADTAGLDPSLVVGLATSKGGPTSHTAIIARQLGIPCVVAVGGLDAVAAGEMVLIDGTAGTVAVAPDPSAAAEAVTSARRADERTAHWSGPGATADGHPVGILANVADGAAARAARQTPAEGVGLFRTELCFLDRETEPTVDEQARTYGEVLEAFAGHKVVIRTLDAGSDKPLGFAGQPEEANPALGVRGIRIARDNPGLLDRQLTAIAAAADATGNRPWVMAPMIATADEAREFASAVRDHRLTPGVMVEVPAAALLADRILEHVEFLSIGTNDLAQYTMAADRMSAELATLTDPWQPAVLALVAAAARAGGAAGKPVGVCGEAAADPLLACVLVGLGVTSLSAASAAIGSVGARLARARLAQCREAADAVLACAGAEEARSAARAVLG, encoded by the coding sequence ATGAGCACATCAGGTGACGACCACGTCTCGGTGCTGCGCGGGGTGCCCGTGGTCGGTGGCGTCCGCTACGCACCGGTGATCCGTCCCGGGCGCCTGCCCGGCCCCGACGACGAGAACGCCCCGCCGGCCGACCCGTCCGCCGAGGCGGAGCGCTTCAGGGCGGCGGTCACCGCCGTCGCCGACCGGCTGCGCGGGCGCGCGGCCCGCACGTCCGGACCCGCCGCGGAGGTGTTGTCCGCGACCGCCACCCTCGCCGAGGACCGGGCCTGGCTGGGTGCCGCCGAGAAGCGCATCGCCGCCGGCTCCTCCGCCGAACAGGCGGTGCGCGCGGCGGTCGCACAGTTCACCGACCTGTTCACGAAGATGGGTGGCCTGATGGCCGAACGGGTCACCGACCTGCAGGACATCCGCGACCGGGTGGTCGCCGACCTGCGCGGGATGCCCGAGCCGGGGGTGCCCCTGCCGGACGTGCCGTCGATCCTGTGCGCCGACGACCTGGCACCCGCCGACACCGCGGGGCTGGACCCGTCGCTGGTCGTCGGGCTCGCGACATCGAAGGGCGGGCCGACCAGCCACACCGCGATCATCGCCCGCCAACTCGGCATCCCGTGTGTGGTCGCGGTCGGCGGGCTCGACGCCGTCGCGGCGGGGGAGATGGTGTTGATCGACGGGACCGCGGGCACGGTGGCCGTCGCCCCCGATCCGTCCGCCGCGGCGGAGGCCGTCACCTCGGCTCGACGCGCCGACGAACGGACCGCGCACTGGAGCGGGCCGGGCGCCACCGCCGACGGCCATCCGGTGGGCATCCTGGCCAACGTCGCCGACGGTGCGGCGGCGCGTGCGGCGCGACAGACACCCGCCGAAGGCGTCGGCCTGTTCCGCACCGAACTGTGCTTCCTCGACCGCGAGACCGAACCGACCGTCGACGAACAGGCGCGGACCTACGGCGAGGTGCTCGAGGCCTTCGCCGGACACAAAGTGGTGATCCGCACCCTCGACGCCGGCTCCGACAAACCGCTCGGCTTCGCCGGCCAACCCGAGGAGGCCAATCCGGCGCTCGGCGTTCGGGGTATCCGCATCGCCCGCGACAATCCGGGCCTGCTGGACCGGCAGCTCACGGCGATCGCCGCGGCCGCCGACGCCACCGGCAACCGGCCGTGGGTGATGGCGCCGATGATCGCGACCGCCGACGAGGCCCGCGAATTCGCCTCCGCCGTAAGGGATCATCGGCTCACCCCGGGCGTGATGGTCGAGGTGCCCGCGGCCGCGCTGCTGGCCGACCGGATCCTCGAACACGTCGAGTTCCTGTCCATCGGCACCAACGACCTGGCCCAGTACACGATGGCCGCCGACCGGATGTCCGCCGAACTCGCCACGCTGACCGATCCGTGGCAGCCCGCGGTGCTGGCACTGGTGGCGGCGGCCGCGCGGGCCGGCGGGGCGGCCGGTAAACCCGTCGGCGTCTGCGGTGAGGCCGCGGCCGACCCGCTGCTGGCCTGTGTGCTCGTCGGACTGGGTGTCACATCGCTGTCGGCGGCGTCGGCCGCCATCGGATCGGTCGGCGCCCGACTCGCGCGGGCCCGTCTGGCACAGTGCCGGGAGGCGGCCGACGCCGTACTGGCGTGTGCCGGCGCCGAGGAGGCGCGCAGCGCCGCCCGCGCGGTCCTCGGGTGA
- a CDS encoding TetR/AcrR family transcriptional regulator: MGAVVTREGYFETGLAVLADQGYGGLKLAEVCHRLGVTTGSFYHYFANWSTYTRELVDYWRQQRTMSIVDAVRAEEDPHRRIETLIQEALALPHGAEAAIRVWSSIDPDVYTVQAGVDRQRYDIMRESSLQVVGDERQAEVFAAWCVYVLVGYEQATLPPDRDAVSFIAAEMIHALDSGRFSSLSQTR, encoded by the coding sequence ATGGGGGCCGTCGTCACTCGCGAGGGGTATTTCGAGACGGGTCTGGCCGTACTCGCCGACCAGGGTTACGGCGGGCTCAAGCTGGCTGAAGTGTGTCACCGGCTCGGCGTTACGACCGGGTCGTTCTACCACTACTTCGCCAACTGGTCGACCTACACCAGGGAGCTCGTCGACTACTGGCGTCAGCAGCGCACCATGAGCATCGTCGACGCGGTCCGGGCCGAGGAGGACCCGCACCGGCGGATCGAGACCCTGATCCAGGAGGCGCTCGCGCTGCCGCACGGCGCCGAGGCCGCGATCCGGGTGTGGAGTTCGATCGACCCGGACGTCTACACCGTCCAGGCCGGCGTCGACCGCCAGCGCTACGACATCATGCGCGAATCGTCGCTCCAGGTGGTCGGCGACGAACGGCAGGCCGAGGTGTTCGCGGCCTGGTGCGTCTACGTGCTCGTCGGATACGAACAGGCCACCCTCCCCCCGGACCGGGACGCGGTGAGTTTCATCGCCGCCGAGATGATCCACGCGCTCGACTCCGGCCGCTTCAGTTCTCTGTCGCAGACCCGCTGA
- a CDS encoding TetR/AcrR family transcriptional regulator — MPHTASRGPGRPPAAKAAETRERILRAAREVFSELGYDAATFQAIAIRADLTRPAINHYFASKRVLYREVVEQTNAWVISAGMERAHGETTLLGRLSAFFSAAMYADSEDRSAAAFLVTSVLESQRHPDLRSDEHDALRMSRSFVSWAINDAIERGELSTDTDIPSIVEMLVAVMWGMGFYAGYVGGQQELAVIVEKFELLMANKLWQLGS; from the coding sequence GTGCCGCATACCGCCAGCCGAGGGCCGGGACGTCCTCCCGCAGCGAAGGCTGCCGAGACGCGCGAGCGCATTCTGCGTGCTGCGAGAGAGGTCTTCAGCGAACTCGGTTACGACGCCGCGACGTTCCAGGCGATCGCGATCCGCGCCGACCTCACCCGTCCCGCGATCAATCATTACTTCGCCAGCAAACGCGTGCTGTATCGCGAGGTGGTCGAGCAGACGAATGCCTGGGTCATCAGCGCGGGCATGGAACGGGCCCACGGTGAGACCACTCTTCTGGGTCGGCTGTCGGCGTTCTTCTCGGCCGCCATGTACGCCGATTCCGAGGACCGTTCGGCCGCCGCGTTCCTGGTCACCTCCGTGCTCGAATCGCAGCGCCATCCGGACCTGCGCAGCGACGAGCACGACGCGCTGCGGATGTCGCGGTCGTTCGTGTCGTGGGCCATCAACGACGCCATCGAACGCGGGGAGCTCAGCACCGACACCGACATCCCGTCGATCGTCGAGATGCTCGTCGCGGTCATGTGGGGAATGGGTTTCTACGCCGGATACGTCGGCGGGCAACAGGAGCTGGCCGTCATCGTCGAGAAGTTCGAGCTGCTGATGGCCAACAAGCTCTGGCAGCTGGGCTCCTGA
- a CDS encoding SAM-dependent methyltransferase, protein MRKQGAGASIATRVGPEVLSAAAVASVTGCDDPLAAVLLGPAKVTEVLQRSAELIDQVPALAAAHHQIADYHAVRSRFFDAYLADAVASGIRQCVVLAAGLDTRAFRLRWPDGMTVFEIDQPTVLRYKENALTAHGARPAADWRPVGVEADAPWPTRLWEAGFNHNVPTAWLAEGLLPLPDAAQDAVITEIDQLSAAGSLLAFDDVLGPCPGRSDAPGWLTAQGWWTDVVEARHLPELAGRRGDAQAYTAKAVLVTAEKVA, encoded by the coding sequence GTGAGGAAGCAGGGCGCAGGAGCGAGTATCGCCACCCGGGTGGGCCCCGAGGTGCTCAGCGCGGCCGCGGTCGCGAGCGTCACCGGATGTGACGATCCCCTCGCGGCGGTGCTGCTCGGGCCGGCGAAGGTCACCGAGGTGCTGCAGCGGTCCGCCGAGCTGATCGACCAGGTCCCGGCCCTCGCCGCGGCCCACCACCAGATCGCGGACTACCACGCGGTGCGGAGCCGGTTCTTCGACGCCTATCTCGCCGACGCCGTCGCCTCGGGCATCCGGCAGTGCGTGGTGCTGGCCGCCGGACTGGACACCCGGGCGTTCCGCCTGCGGTGGCCGGACGGGATGACGGTCTTCGAGATCGACCAGCCGACCGTGCTGCGGTACAAGGAGAACGCGCTGACCGCCCACGGCGCCCGCCCTGCCGCCGACTGGCGCCCCGTCGGCGTCGAAGCCGACGCGCCCTGGCCGACCAGGCTGTGGGAGGCGGGGTTCAACCACAACGTGCCGACGGCCTGGCTGGCCGAAGGGCTGCTCCCGCTCCCGGATGCCGCCCAGGACGCGGTGATCACCGAGATCGATCAGCTCAGCGCGGCGGGCAGTCTCCTGGCGTTCGACGACGTCCTGGGTCCGTGCCCGGGGCGTTCCGATGCGCCGGGTTGGCTGACGGCACAGGGCTGGTGGACCGACGTGGTGGAGGCCCGGCATCTGCCCGAGCTGGCCGGACGGCGCGGCGACGCCCAGGCCTATACGGCCAAGGCGGTGTTGGTGACCGCGGAGAAAGTGGCGTAG